In Candidatus Flexicrinis affinis, the following proteins share a genomic window:
- a CDS encoding GAF domain-containing protein, with translation MLAALNPRQWPYWLKLAAILLAFIVISRGLVINAFESAAEAEAEGRLRDFVYEAAITRAARIEDAVENAFNTIQNASSTAYLRPRLLRLLQITGTPSGSDIVARSEATDLLRFRLIENGLFEYVRVVSPEGVIAASVYPLDTEAAQREIVGTDISQSPAFRGAIDAQTLGEPQRLIVYRTDDDVDQAEIVQMIEIDQEIVGFLIGRLNLQNTLLNNLAGVTDPDAETQFSIVSYLATRTGVVLTDPGSVQQATESVRSAPINLALAGQRGFAEYQITGVALPMLGYYLSIPNTALALITEVNTGRFDTSVTEAAFGSSPWLIPIVALIGTVMVYAVWRDGTTMLRETRRVISSDLDAPLEVNERALRRGDAFGAALREAVAVHQQTKDSIRALNERLQASIRDIAATQEVGRYATTQRDQQRLMDEVVALIIKVFPNIYHAQIFLNDELGENAVLRASTGDAGRKLLERGHRLGIGGTSVIGRTTGEGMITAVLDTAASEVHRVNELLPNTRAELAIPLRLGERVIGALDVQSTVANSFTPDQISTLQAMADQIAVSLENARLYQESVAALNEIARTNRDNTAAAWREHLFSVRSRELVAWSGTPTRTDTETLRAQAIKTGVTQIGSITSNRTIPLAVPIALRGQVLGAVLWELPVNEFGDDKVQLAEELVSRLAVSLDNARLFEESQRAAERERVLNDIAAKITAQSDVEAILTTAVREVGQALQTRNVSLRLGVEGARRRTRSSEIFKLGGAGYTNGVNSDE, from the coding sequence ATGCTAGCCGCCCTCAACCCTCGCCAGTGGCCGTACTGGCTCAAGCTCGCGGCGATTCTGCTGGCGTTCATCGTCATCAGCCGCGGCTTAGTGATTAACGCCTTCGAGTCTGCTGCTGAAGCCGAAGCCGAAGGCCGCCTGCGCGACTTCGTGTACGAGGCCGCGATCACGCGTGCGGCGCGTATTGAAGACGCGGTCGAGAACGCGTTCAACACCATCCAGAACGCGTCGTCCACGGCGTATCTGCGCCCGCGCTTGCTGCGTCTGCTCCAGATCACCGGCACGCCGTCCGGTTCGGACATCGTCGCGCGGTCCGAGGCGACTGATCTTCTGCGATTCCGCTTGATCGAGAACGGCTTGTTCGAGTATGTGCGCGTGGTATCGCCGGAGGGTGTAATCGCTGCCAGCGTATACCCGCTCGATACCGAAGCGGCCCAGCGCGAAATCGTCGGCACCGACATTTCACAGTCGCCGGCTTTCCGCGGCGCTATCGACGCCCAAACCCTCGGCGAACCACAGCGCCTTATCGTGTATCGCACCGACGACGACGTAGATCAGGCCGAAATCGTGCAGATGATCGAGATCGATCAAGAGATCGTCGGCTTCCTGATCGGCCGTCTGAACCTCCAGAATACGCTCTTGAACAACCTTGCGGGTGTGACCGACCCCGACGCTGAGACCCAGTTCTCGATCGTCAGCTACTTGGCGACCCGTACCGGCGTCGTGCTGACCGATCCCGGTTCGGTTCAGCAAGCGACCGAGTCCGTGCGCTCGGCCCCGATCAATCTGGCTCTGGCCGGCCAGCGCGGGTTCGCCGAATACCAGATCACCGGCGTCGCGCTGCCGATGCTGGGATACTACCTGTCGATTCCGAACACGGCGCTGGCGTTGATCACCGAGGTCAATACGGGGCGCTTCGATACATCGGTTACCGAAGCGGCGTTCGGCAGCTCGCCGTGGCTGATCCCAATCGTGGCCCTCATCGGCACCGTGATGGTGTATGCCGTATGGCGCGATGGCACCACGATGCTGCGTGAAACCCGCCGCGTCATCTCGTCCGATCTCGACGCGCCGCTGGAAGTCAACGAGCGCGCGCTGCGGCGTGGCGACGCCTTCGGTGCTGCCTTACGCGAAGCGGTAGCCGTTCACCAGCAGACAAAGGACAGCATCCGGGCGCTGAATGAACGTCTTCAGGCGAGCATCCGCGACATCGCGGCGACGCAAGAAGTCGGCCGCTACGCGACCACCCAGCGCGACCAACAGCGCCTGATGGACGAGGTCGTGGCGCTCATCATCAAGGTGTTCCCGAACATCTACCACGCGCAGATCTTCCTCAACGACGAACTGGGCGAAAACGCCGTGCTGCGTGCTTCGACAGGCGACGCGGGCCGCAAGCTCCTCGAACGCGGCCACCGCCTCGGCATTGGCGGGACATCCGTTATCGGCCGAACCACCGGCGAGGGCATGATTACCGCCGTGCTCGACACGGCAGCGTCTGAAGTGCACCGAGTCAACGAACTGCTGCCGAACACCCGCGCCGAGCTTGCTATTCCGCTGCGCCTCGGTGAACGCGTGATCGGCGCGCTCGACGTGCAGAGCACCGTCGCCAACAGCTTCACGCCCGATCAGATCAGTACGCTGCAAGCGATGGCCGACCAGATCGCCGTCTCACTCGAGAACGCGCGTCTGTATCAGGAATCGGTGGCCGCGCTGAACGAAATCGCGCGCACCAACCGTGACAACACCGCCGCCGCTTGGCGCGAGCACCTGTTCTCGGTACGCTCGCGCGAACTGGTGGCTTGGTCGGGGACGCCCACCCGCACCGATACCGAAACGCTGCGTGCGCAGGCCATCAAGACCGGCGTCACTCAGATCGGATCGATCACCAGCAACCGCACCATCCCGCTGGCGGTGCCGATCGCGCTGCGCGGTCAGGTGCTTGGCGCGGTGCTGTGGGAACTGCCGGTGAACGAATTCGGCGACGACAAAGTGCAGCTTGCCGAGGAACTGGTCAGCCGTTTGGCTGTCAGCCTCGACAACGCCCGCCTGTTCGAGGAAAGCCAGCGCGCCGCCGAGCGCGAACGCGTTCTGAACGACATCGCCGCCAAGATCACCGCGCAAAGCGATGTCGAAGCGATTTTGACGACGGCCGTGCGCGAGGTTGGGCAGGCGCTGCAAACACGCAACGTCAGCTTGCGCCTCGGCGTGGAAGGCGCACGCCGGCGTACGCGCAGCAGCGAAATCTTCAAGTTGGGTGGCGCCGGCTACACCAACGGCGTGAATTCGGACGAGTAG
- a CDS encoding GAF domain-containing protein, giving the protein MGVATGQSAARQNVLTGSIGSIQRRFALTLSWVLLILPWFGAVAQAAAGADIFSPRQLALNLGTSLVGLVALLLVRQGRINAAGVIAAFILLAAALFISQNEIRLLLVVLGVIVAATLTTTPFFIVATVIATVPFFRTLLEVIQETGISPTDRGIEAVGGIGVTVVVAIVFRYLFDITQRTTVTAERSFRRLVSVADIGRQTSRLTALETLLQNTVNTIQEQFGFYHVQIFLVDGKREFANLVASTGNAGRELLARNHRLGVGSQSVIGRVTLSNEFVLINDTRNEPGHAFNALLPETRAELALPMQVAGDAGEQRVIGALDVQSVEAGAFSDTDVQALQALANQLAVTIRNAQLFAAQESSVRENQELAKRAQESLGEIQRLNRELTRQAWEDALSAQPEVTGIRIVGDEVTYNPGWTPAMIDAYHSGTVVTRRTPDGDLLTATPIKLRDATLGAIEIIGGDNTEIDLIYAIIGFTERLVAALELVRLIEEAQATSAQQQRINTVISRFQEAETVDELLQISLTELAETLAADEGSIRVGLMPSGQAAR; this is encoded by the coding sequence ATGGGTGTTGCGACCGGCCAAAGCGCCGCCCGCCAGAATGTCCTGACGGGAAGCATCGGTTCAATTCAACGGCGCTTTGCGCTGACGTTGAGCTGGGTGCTGCTCATTCTGCCGTGGTTCGGCGCGGTCGCACAAGCCGCTGCAGGCGCAGACATCTTCTCGCCGCGCCAGTTGGCACTGAACCTCGGAACATCGTTGGTTGGATTGGTTGCGCTGCTGTTGGTGCGCCAAGGGCGCATCAACGCGGCGGGCGTGATCGCCGCGTTCATCCTCTTAGCGGCGGCGCTGTTCATTTCTCAGAACGAAATCCGGTTGCTGCTGGTGGTTTTGGGTGTCATCGTCGCTGCCACGCTGACAACGACGCCGTTCTTCATCGTTGCGACGGTCATCGCAACCGTGCCGTTCTTTCGCACACTGCTGGAGGTCATCCAAGAGACCGGCATCTCGCCGACGGATCGCGGCATTGAGGCCGTTGGCGGGATCGGCGTTACGGTCGTCGTGGCGATCGTGTTCCGCTACCTGTTCGACATCACGCAGCGCACGACAGTCACGGCCGAACGGTCGTTCCGCCGTCTGGTCTCGGTAGCGGACATCGGCCGTCAGACCAGCCGCCTAACCGCGCTTGAGACGCTGCTCCAGAATACTGTGAACACGATTCAGGAGCAGTTCGGTTTCTACCACGTTCAGATCTTCCTTGTGGACGGGAAGCGCGAGTTTGCCAATCTCGTCGCCTCAACCGGGAACGCAGGCCGCGAACTGCTCGCGCGCAACCACCGCCTCGGGGTCGGGTCGCAATCGGTTATCGGCCGCGTGACGCTGTCCAACGAATTCGTGCTGATCAACGACACCAGGAACGAGCCGGGGCACGCCTTTAACGCGCTGCTGCCGGAAACACGCGCCGAGTTGGCGCTTCCGATGCAGGTCGCGGGTGACGCAGGCGAACAGCGCGTCATCGGCGCGCTCGACGTGCAGAGCGTGGAGGCTGGCGCCTTCTCCGATACGGACGTGCAGGCGCTTCAGGCGCTCGCCAACCAGCTTGCCGTGACGATCCGCAATGCACAGCTCTTCGCCGCGCAGGAAAGCAGCGTGCGCGAGAATCAGGAGCTGGCCAAGCGCGCGCAGGAGAGCCTCGGCGAGATTCAGCGCCTGAACCGTGAGCTGACGCGCCAAGCATGGGAAGACGCCTTGAGTGCGCAGCCCGAGGTAACGGGTATCCGGATCGTCGGGGACGAAGTGACGTACAACCCCGGTTGGACGCCCGCTATGATCGACGCTTATCACTCCGGTACGGTCGTGACTCGTCGGACGCCTGACGGCGACCTTTTGACTGCCACGCCGATTAAACTACGCGATGCGACGCTCGGTGCCATCGAGATCATTGGCGGCGATAACACTGAAATCGACCTGATCTACGCGATTATCGGGTTTACCGAACGATTGGTCGCCGCGCTCGAGCTGGTGCGGCTAATTGAAGAGGCGCAGGCGACATCCGCGCAGCAGCAGCGGATCAATACCGTCATCTCGCGCTTCCAGGAGGCTGAGACGGTCGACGAACTGCTGCAAATTTCGCTGACCGAATTGGCAGAGACCCTCGCCGCCGACGAGGGCTCGATCCGCGTCGGATTGATGCCGTCCGGGCAGGCGGCGCGGTAG